A window of the Tripterygium wilfordii isolate XIE 37 chromosome 12, ASM1340144v1, whole genome shotgun sequence genome harbors these coding sequences:
- the LOC120010903 gene encoding uncharacterized protein LOC120010903 has product MKMSQIMQRYMATMDTTTTKRSANLQRREHAGIHGEKTSTRSSLVAETKPATAANYKLESKASIDINDSAEAFIKKFRQQLLIQRLESIENFEQMLARGL; this is encoded by the coding sequence aTGAAGATGAGCCAAATCATGCAGAGATATATGGCTACTATGGATACTACTACTACCAAGAGGTCCGCGAATTTACAAAGAAGAGAACATGCAGGCATCCATGGAGAGAAGACAAGTACAAGATCCAGCTTGGTCGCAGAGACTAAACCGGCAACAGCAGCTAATTATAAGCTAGAGAGCAAGGCATCCATTGATATAAATGATAGTGCAGAGGCGTTCATTAAGAAATTCAGGCAGCAGCTGTTGATACAGAGGCTCGAGTCCATCGAAAACTTCGAGCAGATGCTTGCCAGAGGTCTATAA